One genomic segment of Erysipelotrichaceae bacterium 66202529 includes these proteins:
- a CDS encoding SufD family Fe-S cluster assembly protein, with product MEYTVRSGFETLKLSSKIQEDVQLVVDERINASLLVTYSGRKELQVEILAKPGSSLVVMLKNEGSEEVSLQVRGSVYKDAALTLALCELNAGDTRAEVALELLEEGASAMLRSACIAKSRKEFQMQCTHHCPHTEGFMENYAVVEDGAHYRMEATGKIIRGAYESNSHQKTRVLTMSEQHDSEVVPVLLIDENDVKASHATTLGQPDENQLYYLQTRGLSRKQALGLLTVGYIMPITELFEQEAIRNALKDEIEMKVGLHA from the coding sequence ATGGAATATACCGTACGCAGCGGATTTGAGACACTAAAGCTCAGCTCCAAGATTCAGGAAGATGTGCAGCTTGTAGTGGACGAACGCATAAACGCTTCGCTGCTTGTGACATACAGTGGAAGGAAGGAGCTGCAGGTGGAGATACTTGCAAAGCCTGGAAGCTCTCTTGTCGTCATGCTGAAAAACGAAGGCAGTGAAGAAGTATCGCTGCAGGTGCGCGGAAGCGTATATAAGGATGCCGCTTTGACACTGGCGCTGTGTGAGCTGAATGCAGGGGATACCCGCGCTGAGGTTGCACTGGAGCTGCTGGAGGAAGGGGCAAGCGCTATGCTGCGCAGTGCTTGTATTGCGAAAAGCCGGAAGGAGTTTCAAATGCAGTGTACGCATCATTGTCCGCATACGGAGGGATTCATGGAGAATTATGCCGTTGTGGAGGATGGTGCACACTATCGCATGGAGGCTACCGGTAAAATCATCAGGGGTGCTTACGAAAGCAATTCCCATCAGAAAACAAGAGTTCTGACGATGAGTGAGCAGCATGACAGCGAAGTGGTTCCCGTGCTTTTGATTGACGAAAATGATGTTAAGGCAAGTCATGCGACAACGCTGGGGCAGCCCGATGAAAACCAGCTGTATTACCTGCAGACACGCGGACTTTCCCGCAAGCAGGCGCTGGGACTGTTGACAGTGGGCTATATTATGCCGATTACGGAGCTGTTTGAGCAGGAAGCTATACGAAATGCATTGAAGGACGAAATCGAAATGAAGGTGGGTCTACATGCTTGA
- a CDS encoding acetylhydrolase, translated as MGMITKPDESVQKTRRYQIADEKQSQPIYEMVPYYEEALILGDSLAESILDFRLLRKNNVVAKRGRCIDTIQGDLLFAIAMEPAVIFMEYGKNDILRLQRAPQSFITCYRSQIAFLKKALPDTAIYINSIIPVRSDIMERNGGERLYRLYNEALQRMCEDLQLGFIDNSTLMKWRDELYEYDGIHPKYPYYPLWLRHMARCAGLLKDLIET; from the coding sequence ATGGGAATGATAACAAAACCTGATGAAAGCGTGCAGAAGACGAGACGGTACCAGATAGCGGATGAGAAGCAGTCACAGCCGATTTATGAAATGGTTCCATATTATGAGGAAGCTTTGATCCTGGGGGACTCTCTTGCGGAATCTATCCTGGATTTTCGCTTGCTTCGGAAAAACAATGTCGTAGCCAAACGGGGACGCTGTATTGATACCATTCAGGGGGATCTGCTGTTCGCCATCGCCATGGAGCCCGCAGTTATTTTCATGGAATATGGAAAAAATGATATTTTGCGGCTTCAGCGAGCTCCGCAAAGCTTTATCACCTGTTACCGCAGTCAGATTGCCTTTTTAAAAAAAGCCTTACCGGATACGGCGATATATATAAATTCCATCATTCCGGTACGCAGTGATATTATGGAACGCAATGGGGGAGAGCGGCTTTATCGTCTGTACAATGAGGCATTGCAGCGGATGTGTGAGGATCTGCAGCTTGGCTTCATCGATAACAGTACATTGATGAAGTGGAGAGACGAGCTGTATGAATATGACGGTATTCATCCCAAGTATCCGTATTATCCGCTATGGCTTCGCCACATGGCAAGATGTGCGGGATTGTTAAAGGATTTGATTGAGACATGA
- a CDS encoding nitrite/sulfite reductase → MNEDLREELRSEIEDFRTQTKRFLDKELNVKEFKGYSGGFGSYAQRGATSFMLRLRMNQGVMTKEKLKFVCDTCRQHNVSKAHITTCQTIQLHDLSGMEIPYIMSDALDHGIVCRGGGGDFPRNVMCSPLSGVDPEETFDVLPYAARVGEYLLSIVNKYTLPRKLKVAFTNSDRNEAHATFRDLGFIANRDHTFAVYCAGGLGNNPRMGVCVEEHAAPEKLLYYVSTMVLMFMEFGNYENRAKARTRYMQETLGSEGFVKAYQERLQRSLAGQNLDIAIREETICKTGPDEAIHDRRIFSQKQKGLYAVSYHPIGGSLTPQKLQEIYDCIQDMEAVEVRLTPQQGMYIINCTAQEAERVLSVTNDGARNEFEESTACIGAATCQVGLRDSQGVLKDVIMYLREKNYPDHVLPRVFISGCPSSCGTNQIGQLGFQGTVKVIERKPYPAFTLSVSGNDRLLQERFGDIKGVILEDDMCLFLSAIADAVTAAHTDFATWLAKEKEQLDAILHTYLK, encoded by the coding sequence ATGAACGAGGATCTGAGAGAGGAGCTGCGTTCGGAGATCGAGGATTTCCGTACACAGACCAAACGGTTTCTGGATAAGGAACTGAATGTAAAGGAATTTAAGGGCTATTCCGGAGGCTTTGGCAGCTATGCCCAGCGCGGTGCTACCAGCTTTATGCTGCGTCTGCGTATGAACCAGGGCGTTATGACAAAGGAAAAGCTGAAATTTGTATGTGATACATGCCGACAGCACAATGTCAGCAAGGCGCATATCACAACCTGCCAGACGATTCAGCTGCACGACCTCAGTGGTATGGAGATTCCCTATATCATGTCGGATGCGCTGGATCATGGTATCGTATGCCGAGGAGGAGGCGGAGATTTCCCCCGCAATGTTATGTGTTCACCATTAAGCGGCGTCGATCCGGAAGAAACCTTTGATGTACTTCCCTATGCGGCTCGTGTCGGTGAATATCTGCTGTCCATTGTCAACAAATACACACTGCCCCGCAAGCTGAAGGTTGCCTTTACCAATTCCGACAGAAATGAAGCACATGCGACCTTCCGTGATCTAGGCTTTATCGCTAATCGTGATCATACCTTTGCGGTATATTGTGCAGGCGGTCTGGGAAACAACCCGCGTATGGGTGTCTGTGTGGAAGAGCATGCCGCACCGGAAAAGCTGCTGTATTATGTGTCCACGATGGTGCTGATGTTTATGGAATTTGGTAATTATGAAAACCGTGCAAAAGCAAGAACGCGCTATATGCAGGAAACACTGGGCAGCGAAGGTTTTGTAAAGGCCTATCAGGAGCGGCTGCAGCGTTCCCTTGCCGGACAGAATCTTGATATCGCGATAAGGGAAGAAACGATTTGCAAAACAGGGCCGGATGAAGCAATCCATGACCGCCGTATCTTTTCACAGAAGCAGAAGGGTCTGTATGCTGTTTCCTATCATCCCATCGGGGGTAGTCTGACACCGCAGAAGCTGCAGGAAATCTATGACTGTATACAGGATATGGAGGCTGTGGAGGTGCGCCTGACGCCACAGCAGGGCATGTATATCATCAACTGCACAGCGCAGGAGGCTGAACGTGTATTATCAGTGACAAATGACGGTGCCCGCAATGAATTTGAGGAAAGCACAGCCTGTATCGGAGCTGCCACTTGTCAGGTGGGTCTGCGGGATTCCCAGGGGGTGTTAAAAGATGTTATCATGTATCTGCGAGAGAAAAATTATCCGGATCATGTATTGCCGAGGGTCTTTATATCCGGATGTCCAAGCTCCTGCGGTACCAATCAAATCGGACAGCTCGGCTTTCAGGGAACTGTCAAGGTAATTGAGCGTAAGCCGTATCCGGCCTTTACACTCAGTGTCAGCGGAAATGACCGTCTGCTTCAGGAACGCTTCGGGGATATTAAGGGCGTAATCCTTGAAGACGATATGTGTCTGTTTCTGTCAGCAATCGCAGATGCTGTAACAGCGGCTCATACGGATTTTGCGACATGGCTGGCAAAAGAAAAAGAACAGCTTGATGCCATTCTGCATACATATCTGAAATAA
- a CDS encoding HIT domain-containing protein translates to MCIFCSIVNGEIPSSRIYEDDTVIAILDISQVTKGHTLVIPKQHTESFMSCDAELMKHVMEVAQMLSVRIMERTHAAGMNILSNINEAAGQSVMHFHVHLIPRYSEQDACVIRFDESAPVDLDEVAALLR, encoded by the coding sequence ATGTGTATTTTCTGCAGTATTGTGAACGGGGAAATCCCCTCCAGCCGTATTTATGAGGATGATACCGTAATTGCCATACTCGATATTTCACAGGTGACCAAAGGGCACACACTGGTGATTCCCAAGCAGCATACAGAAAGCTTCATGAGCTGTGATGCGGAACTGATGAAGCATGTCATGGAGGTCGCCCAGATGCTCTCTGTACGCATTATGGAACGCACCCATGCAGCGGGAATGAATATTCTAAGCAATATCAATGAAGCAGCCGGACAGAGCGTCATGCATTTCCACGTCCATCTGATTCCCCGCTACAGTGAACAGGATGCCTGTGTAATCCGGTTTGACGAAAGCGCTCCGGTGGATTTGGATGAGGTTGCAGCCTTGCTTCGATAA
- a CDS encoding 5-formyltetrahydrofolate cyclo-ligase → MSPLDDIRARVLRRRNALSPQLREQYSKVICERLQPLLKGTVAAYCATGSEVDLSYLDTKGIRMCLPVCDKDSMSFYYVDEATAYQKGSFGIWEPVHAQQAEPQELDILLVPLVAFDEACNRMGHGRGYYDRYLPQCRAKTIGIAFACQKDRLQLHAQDVPLDMIVSEETIYTRT, encoded by the coding sequence GTGAGTCCATTGGATGACATCAGAGCCAGGGTGCTCAGGCGTCGAAATGCATTATCACCGCAGTTGCGCGAACAGTACAGCAAGGTGATCTGTGAGCGTCTGCAGCCGCTGCTAAAGGGGACGGTTGCCGCCTATTGTGCTACGGGAAGCGAAGTGGATCTTTCTTATCTGGATACAAAGGGAATACGCATGTGTCTTCCTGTATGTGATAAAGACTCCATGAGCTTTTATTATGTGGATGAAGCTACCGCATATCAAAAAGGCAGCTTCGGTATCTGGGAGCCTGTGCATGCACAGCAGGCAGAGCCGCAGGAGCTGGATATCCTTCTGGTACCGCTGGTAGCCTTTGATGAGGCCTGTAACCGTATGGGACATGGCAGGGGATATTATGACCGTTATCTACCCCAGTGCAGGGCAAAAACGATTGGGATTGCCTTTGCATGTCAGAAGGACAGGCTGCAGCTTCATGCGCAGGATGTGCCACTGGATATGATCGTAAGTGAAGAAACCATTTATACTAGAACGTAA
- a CDS encoding SUF system NifU family Fe-S cluster assembly protein, translating into MSDLLKDPMILRSIIMDHYEYPRNHELTKEDGYVQKHMASESCIDDIYVQSKIRDGIVEDVRFDGVACTISTASTSIMSELLRGKSVEEAKEIIANYFHMIDQREYDEEKLEEAVAFHNVGSQANRIKCATIGWKAMKEMIEESEERHE; encoded by the coding sequence ATGAGTGACTTATTAAAGGATCCGATGATTCTGCGTTCCATTATCATGGATCATTATGAATATCCGAGAAATCATGAGCTGACAAAGGAGGACGGCTATGTGCAAAAGCATATGGCCAGTGAATCCTGCATTGATGATATCTATGTACAAAGCAAGATACGGGATGGGATTGTGGAGGACGTGCGCTTCGATGGTGTGGCATGTACGATCTCCACTGCCTCCACCTCTATCATGAGTGAGCTGCTGCGAGGAAAAAGTGTGGAGGAGGCAAAGGAAATCATCGCCAATTACTTCCATATGATCGATCAGCGCGAGTATGATGAAGAAAAGCTGGAGGAGGCAGTGGCGTTCCATAATGTGGGAAGTCAGGCAAACCGGATCAAATGCGCTACCATCGGCTGGAAGGCGATGAAGGAAATGATAGAAGAAAGTGAGGAACGTCATGAGTGA
- the sufS gene encoding SufS family cysteine desulfurase, which translates to MLDNANIRKDFPMLQKTMQSHPLVYLDSGATTLKPRQVIDAVVNYYENYGANAHRGDYDLSYFVDQEYEQTRKDVAAFLHAADPREIVYTSGASAGLNLVAYGYGRKFLQEGDIILTSVAEHASCVLPWMRVAQDTGAIVQYVPLDEEGRIRLEAVASMMSERVRVIALAHISNVLGYQAPMKEICELAHRYGAIVVVDGAQSVPHMPVDVTDMDCDFLAFSAHKLCGPTGIGILYGKLELLSAMDPLYLGGDSNARFDMCGNIQLKNAPYKFESGTQPIEGIFGLHAALQYIQSIGLDNIHAWEMELHEYAIRELGRLDNIEVYNPHADTGIITFNVKNVFAQDAATFFNANGVAVRSGQHCAKLLNNMLDTSATIRASFYLYTSYEDVDRFLDVCHRATMEACLDVFF; encoded by the coding sequence ATGCTTGACAATGCAAACATAAGAAAAGATTTTCCCATGCTGCAGAAAACGATGCAGTCACATCCGCTCGTTTACCTGGACAGCGGGGCAACGACCTTAAAGCCCCGGCAGGTCATCGATGCGGTCGTTAATTACTATGAGAATTACGGTGCCAATGCGCACCGCGGCGATTATGATCTCAGCTATTTTGTAGATCAGGAATATGAACAGACACGCAAGGATGTCGCTGCCTTTCTGCATGCGGCAGATCCGCGTGAAATCGTGTATACCAGCGGAGCAAGTGCCGGATTAAATCTGGTGGCATACGGCTATGGCCGTAAGTTTCTGCAGGAGGGCGATATCATTTTAACGAGTGTGGCGGAGCATGCCTCCTGTGTACTGCCATGGATGCGGGTGGCACAGGATACCGGAGCGATTGTGCAATACGTGCCGCTGGATGAGGAAGGCCGTATTCGCCTGGAGGCGGTGGCTTCCATGATGAGTGAGCGGGTCCGGGTGATTGCGCTTGCCCACATCAGCAACGTACTCGGCTATCAGGCACCGATGAAGGAAATATGCGAGCTGGCACATCGCTATGGCGCAATCGTTGTCGTGGACGGTGCCCAAAGCGTTCCGCATATGCCCGTGGATGTAACCGATATGGATTGTGATTTTCTGGCGTTTTCCGCACATAAGCTGTGCGGGCCGACCGGAATCGGCATTCTGTATGGCAAGCTGGAGCTGTTAAGTGCCATGGATCCGCTGTATCTGGGTGGTGACAGCAATGCGCGCTTTGACATGTGTGGAAATATTCAGCTGAAGAATGCTCCGTATAAATTTGAGAGCGGTACCCAGCCGATTGAAGGAATCTTCGGTCTGCATGCGGCTTTACAATATATCCAATCCATTGGATTAGATAATATTCATGCGTGGGAGATGGAGCTGCATGAATATGCGATCCGTGAGCTTGGCAGGCTGGACAATATCGAGGTATATAATCCCCATGCGGATACCGGGATCATCACGTTTAATGTAAAAAATGTATTTGCACAGGATGCAGCGACCTTCTTTAATGCCAACGGGGTTGCTGTGCGCAGCGGACAGCACTGTGCCAAGCTGTTAAACAATATGCTGGATACGTCCGCAACCATACGTGCAAGCTTTTATCTGTACACATCCTATGAAGATGTTGACCGTTTTCTGGATGTATGCCACAGGGCTACGATGGAAGCCTGCCTGGATGTCTTTTTTTAG
- a CDS encoding GntR family transcriptional regulator, whose translation MEQESTLYRQIARQLLQDIYKETYAYGTRLPSLQALCERFSAGRNTIRAALALLEADGVVHREKGSCARVRLDIHQLESNPHFLYRMACSKQGIAHAYDALGMLMPVAIQEALKQSDATQLEELQQGVRQLTQQEHTLYELNEALQQLYLKVLGFLHNPYLQDLVKQLLDFLYLPYAHHAHSEEVLADNKVKLSDTLARILLFVVQNNPFMMKKTIRYFCDITKKNSNRYLNRVCAGITAQRVIEFEWYTGREVSYLYMQTAGYLLQDIAENCYPNGQLLNLEQLAKRYAVSLRTMRRTMKFMNDLNLVATVNGLGSRSVYSCKQTAAYLQDAQVQALLEYYSCSLELLELVAKASLASCMERCPAKELYAIGEAVCTQQSLSPKLVLHILKHHENPCICNIVEQIEAAMNGSMLIRTLLQRSPDAQTQTALASWKQQLKNKEIKKAVQLTLELLQEECSYWKQQRDDNRSG comes from the coding sequence ATGGAACAGGAGTCGACACTATACCGGCAGATTGCCAGACAGCTTCTGCAGGATATTTATAAGGAAACCTATGCATACGGTACCAGACTGCCTTCTCTGCAGGCATTGTGTGAACGCTTTTCCGCCGGGCGTAACACTATTCGCGCCGCACTTGCTCTGTTAGAAGCGGATGGTGTGGTACACAGGGAAAAGGGCAGCTGTGCCAGAGTACGTCTGGATATTCATCAGCTGGAAAGCAATCCGCATTTTCTGTACCGCATGGCTTGCAGCAAACAGGGGATTGCGCATGCTTATGATGCACTAGGCATGTTGATGCCGGTGGCAATACAGGAGGCTTTAAAGCAAAGCGATGCCACTCAGTTGGAGGAGCTGCAGCAGGGGGTTCGCCAGCTAACACAGCAGGAGCATACGCTTTATGAGCTGAATGAGGCGTTGCAGCAGCTATATCTGAAGGTGCTTGGCTTTCTGCATAATCCCTATCTGCAGGATTTGGTGAAGCAACTGCTTGACTTTCTATATCTGCCCTATGCACATCATGCACATTCCGAGGAGGTACTGGCGGATAACAAGGTAAAGCTATCGGATACACTCGCCCGGATTTTGCTCTTTGTGGTGCAAAACAATCCCTTTATGATGAAAAAAACGATCCGTTATTTCTGTGATATAACAAAGAAAAACAGCAACCGTTATTTGAACCGGGTATGTGCCGGTATCACTGCACAAAGGGTCATTGAATTTGAATGGTATACGGGACGTGAGGTTTCCTATTTATATATGCAGACTGCCGGCTATCTTCTACAGGATATCGCAGAAAACTGTTACCCAAACGGACAGCTGCTTAATCTGGAGCAGCTCGCAAAACGCTATGCGGTATCGCTTCGTACCATGCGGCGCACTATGAAATTCATGAATGATTTGAACCTTGTGGCAACCGTAAACGGTTTGGGAAGCCGGTCGGTGTATTCCTGTAAGCAGACAGCCGCCTACCTGCAGGATGCACAGGTACAGGCACTGCTGGAGTATTACAGTTGTTCACTGGAGCTGCTGGAGCTGGTTGCGAAAGCGTCTCTGGCTTCGTGTATGGAACGCTGTCCAGCAAAGGAGCTGTATGCGATTGGAGAAGCAGTCTGTACGCAGCAGAGTCTGTCTCCTAAGCTTGTACTGCACATTTTGAAGCATCATGAAAATCCATGTATATGTAATATTGTGGAACAGATAGAGGCAGCAATGAATGGGAGCATGCTGATTCGGACCCTTTTACAGCGCAGCCCCGATGCGCAGACACAAACGGCACTTGCAAGCTGGAAGCAGCAGTTGAAAAACAAGGAGATCAAAAAGGCAGTACAGCTTACATTAGAGCTGCTGCAGGAAGAATGCAGCTACTGGAAACAGCAGAGGGATGATAATAGAAGCGGTTGA
- the sufB gene encoding Fe-S cluster assembly protein SufB, with amino-acid sequence MSETKIPVNEEYKYGFHDEDVSIYNTGKGLTRETILAISHKKKEPQWMLDYRLRAFEQFERMPIQTWGPDVTNLDFDDYTYYIKPSEQTEKSWDDVPDTIKDTFDKLGIPEAEKEFLAGVTTQYDSEAVYHNMLEEVESKGVIFLDTDTALKQHPHLFQKYFGKLVPYTDNKFAALNSCVWSGGSFIYVPKGVKLEKPLQSYFRINTERMGQFERTLIIVDEGADVHYVEGCTAPTYSKDSLHAAVVEIFVHKHARCRYSTVQNWSDNIINLVTKRAKVFESGSMEWIDGNIGSQTNMKYPACILAEPYAKGTCISIAVAGKNQIQDAGAKMIHLADHTYSNIVSKSVSRNGGEVNYRGLVLHGPNAAYAKSKVECDTLILDKQSRSDTIPTNISKNMTSQIEHEATVSNISEEQLFYLMSRGLSRSAATEMIVMGFLEPFTRELPMEYAVELNQLLKLDMSESIG; translated from the coding sequence ATGAGTGAAACCAAGATTCCTGTAAATGAAGAATACAAATACGGCTTCCATGACGAGGATGTCAGTATATACAATACAGGCAAGGGATTGACCAGAGAAACGATTCTGGCTATTTCTCATAAAAAAAAGGAGCCGCAGTGGATGCTGGACTACCGTCTGCGTGCCTTTGAACAGTTTGAACGCATGCCGATTCAGACCTGGGGGCCGGATGTGACCAATCTGGATTTTGATGATTATACATATTACATCAAGCCGAGTGAGCAGACGGAAAAAAGCTGGGATGATGTTCCGGATACGATTAAGGATACCTTTGACAAGCTGGGGATTCCGGAGGCGGAGAAGGAATTTCTCGCCGGGGTTACCACCCAGTATGATTCCGAAGCGGTATATCACAATATGCTGGAGGAGGTGGAATCCAAGGGGGTTATTTTCCTGGATACCGATACAGCATTAAAGCAGCATCCCCATCTGTTTCAGAAGTATTTCGGTAAGCTGGTTCCTTATACGGATAATAAATTCGCAGCGTTGAACAGCTGCGTATGGAGTGGAGGAAGCTTTATTTATGTTCCTAAGGGCGTAAAGCTGGAAAAGCCGCTGCAGTCCTATTTCCGTATCAATACGGAGCGTATGGGACAGTTTGAGCGTACGCTGATTATCGTGGATGAGGGAGCAGATGTGCATTACGTCGAGGGCTGTACAGCACCAACCTATTCAAAGGATTCGCTGCATGCGGCTGTCGTGGAAATCTTCGTGCATAAGCATGCACGCTGCCGTTACTCCACTGTGCAGAACTGGAGTGACAATATTATCAATCTGGTGACGAAGCGTGCCAAGGTGTTTGAGAGTGGCAGCATGGAATGGATCGATGGCAATATCGGTTCGCAGACGAATATGAAGTATCCGGCCTGTATTCTGGCAGAGCCGTATGCGAAAGGAACGTGTATTTCCATCGCGGTAGCAGGGAAGAACCAGATACAGGATGCCGGGGCGAAAATGATCCATCTGGCAGATCATACGTACAGCAATATTGTATCAAAATCTGTTTCCCGAAACGGTGGGGAAGTCAATTACCGTGGTCTTGTACTGCATGGTCCCAATGCTGCCTACGCCAAGAGCAAGGTGGAATGTGATACGCTGATTTTGGATAAGCAGTCACGCAGTGATACGATACCGACAAATATTTCCAAAAATATGACGTCTCAGATCGAGCATGAGGCTACCGTATCCAACATCAGTGAGGAGCAGCTGTTTTATCTGATGAGCCGTGGGTTGAGCCGCAGTGCTGCGACGGAAATGATCGTCATGGGCTTTCTGGAGCCGTTTACCAGAGAGCTTCCGATGGAATATGCTGTTGAATTGAATCAGCTTTTGAAGCTGGATATGAGTGAGTCCATTGGATGA
- the sufC gene encoding Fe-S cluster assembly ATPase SufC: MSCLRIQDLHVDVDGKEILKGLSLDIHSGETHALMGPNGNGKSTLLAAIMGNPKFHVSSGSILLDGQDVLAMDVDERSKAGLFLGMQYPSEVSGVTNSDFLRAAINARRERPIPLFSFIREMEKTIKELQMKEDLAHRFLNEGFSGGEKKRNEIVQMKLLKPAIAMLDEIDSGLDVDALKIVAEAVNTMQREQQMGLLIVSHYARFYDLLKPTHAHVLVDGRIVVSGGSELVEKIDQQGYDWIEKEYDVQVVREEEKKVELLGSCGASRGV, encoded by the coding sequence ATGAGTTGTTTACGTATTCAGGATCTGCATGTCGATGTGGATGGAAAAGAAATTTTAAAGGGGCTTTCCCTTGATATACATAGCGGAGAAACCCATGCGCTGATGGGGCCGAACGGGAATGGAAAATCCACCCTGCTGGCGGCCATTATGGGAAATCCGAAATTTCACGTTTCCAGCGGCAGCATTCTGCTGGATGGGCAGGATGTGTTAGCGATGGATGTGGATGAGCGAAGCAAGGCCGGACTGTTTTTGGGAATGCAATATCCAAGTGAGGTCAGCGGCGTAACAAATTCTGATTTTTTACGGGCGGCGATCAATGCGCGCAGAGAGCGTCCGATTCCATTATTCTCCTTTATCCGTGAGATGGAGAAAACAATCAAAGAGCTGCAGATGAAAGAGGATCTGGCACACCGCTTTTTGAATGAGGGCTTTTCCGGCGGTGAGAAGAAGCGCAATGAAATCGTACAGATGAAGCTATTGAAGCCTGCCATTGCCATGCTGGATGAAATTGACTCCGGGTTGGATGTCGATGCATTGAAAATCGTGGCAGAGGCAGTGAACACGATGCAAAGGGAGCAGCAAATGGGACTGCTGATTGTTTCCCATTATGCCCGGTTCTATGATTTATTAAAGCCGACGCATGCACATGTACTCGTCGATGGCCGTATCGTTGTCAGCGGGGGCAGTGAGCTGGTTGAAAAAATTGATCAGCAGGGCTATGACTGGATTGAAAAGGAATACGATGTGCAGGTTGTCAGAGAGGAAGAAAAGAAAGTTGAGCTGCTTGGCTCCTGCGGCGCAAGCAGAGGTGTTTAG
- a CDS encoding foldase produces MIKILKKQWFVVLIALIFIGFAIFSVYDTNKGKLPGKSVDGKDVVAGLKGDINITADELYKNLNKTYGKSMLFMKFQAEVINKSVKTSDELKKTAETYESNIKQSAQSQASSSGADADALIAQNIAQYGFTSDQLYEYCMTVAKMEKLQNDYIDKHLDELFTPIYKEKKSRTVSHILIKMEDAKNPTKKELEKVQKVEDALKKGDSFADVAKKYSDDSSASDGGYLGYMDSDTSYVDSFKNAAFKLKAGETSDWVKESNDNYNGWHLIRVEETDKAKLEKDKKAKESLYKAIANGTQNLSNTYLWEAAKKLDIKYANDDVKKQIMDILDVKE; encoded by the coding sequence ATGATCAAGATACTGAAAAAGCAATGGTTTGTCGTACTGATTGCGCTGATCTTTATTGGTTTTGCGATCTTCAGCGTCTATGACACAAACAAGGGCAAGCTGCCTGGAAAAAGTGTTGACGGCAAGGATGTAGTTGCAGGACTGAAGGGTGATATCAATATCACTGCCGATGAACTGTATAAGAATCTGAATAAAACATACGGAAAAAGCATGCTGTTTATGAAATTTCAGGCAGAGGTCATCAACAAAAGCGTCAAGACGAGTGATGAACTGAAGAAAACGGCAGAAACGTATGAATCCAACATCAAGCAGAGTGCGCAAAGCCAGGCATCCAGCAGTGGTGCGGATGCAGATGCGCTGATTGCACAGAATATTGCGCAATACGGATTTACATCCGATCAGCTGTATGAGTACTGCATGACAGTGGCAAAGATGGAAAAGCTGCAGAACGATTATATCGACAAGCATCTGGACGAGCTGTTCACACCAATTTACAAGGAAAAGAAATCTCGTACGGTTTCTCATATCCTGATTAAGATGGAGGACGCCAAGAATCCAACCAAGAAAGAGCTGGAAAAGGTTCAGAAGGTGGAGGATGCACTGAAAAAGGGTGACAGCTTTGCGGATGTTGCCAAGAAATACAGCGATGACAGCAGTGCAAGTGACGGCGGTTACCTGGGCTACATGGATTCCGATACCTCTTATGTAGACAGCTTTAAAAATGCAGCCTTCAAGCTGAAGGCCGGTGAAACAAGCGACTGGGTCAAGGAAAGCAATGACAACTATAACGGCTGGCATCTGATCCGTGTCGAGGAAACAGACAAGGCGAAGCTGGAAAAGGATAAAAAAGCAAAGGAATCTCTGTACAAGGCAATAGCCAACGGTACACAAAACCTGTCCAACACGTATTTGTGGGAAGCCGCAAAGAAGCTGGATATCAAATATGCAAATGATGATGTCAAGAAACAGATCATGGACATCCTGGACGTAAAGGAATAG